The Halorussus gelatinilyticus genome contains the following window.
GGAGCGTCGCCGACGTAGCGCGCCGGTTCCGGTCGGTCAGCACCCCGAAGAAGTCGTCGGGAAACGGTTCGTCGGCGGACGGTCTCAGTGGTTCGATTCGAGGTTTACGAAAGCGTCGTCGTCGGCGGTGAGCCACGAAGACATGCGCTCCATCCCGGAGACGCCAGCGGGATAGACGGTCCGTCGGTCCGGTCGGTCCTCGTACTCGACGACGACGGAGCGCAGTTCGACGTCCGGCCGGCCGTCGCGGGCGTCGGTCTCGAAATTCGCGGGGTGGTCTCGGTCGGTCCGTGTGTCGAGGGTGTCAGGGTCCGTGCTCATGATACTCCGGCCGCGTCTCCGACTGCGACCCGACCGGGTTAAGTGTTTTCTATGAGCCATATATATACGTTAGTTCGAATCTGAACGGTGGGTAACCCGCTTGAACCGGTCCCGACCGTCGAGCGTCCACCGGCCCGTGTGTCTCACGATTCCACCCCTCGTGATACCCCCTCGCATCCGCTTCCGTAAGGTAGTTTTCAGTCCCGTGTCAACGGAGTATCGAGTTCCGGAGACGTCTCGGCGCGAGTACCTCTCGCTCGCCGGATACTCTCTCTGAGAGACATCTCTCGGAACAGGATAACGATGACAGGCACGACACGAACGGTCCTCGTTGCGGGACTCGTGGCGCTCGCGGTGTTCACCGGAGCGGCGCTTGCGACCCCCGGAACGACGACCACGACTACGACAACGGACGAACAGGCGAACGAAACTGCCTCCGTATCGATGCCCGACCAGCACTTCGAGGGCGACACCGTGACCATCGAGAGCGTCACGCTGCCCGACGGCGGGTTCGCGGTCATCTACAACCAGAGCGGCAAGCGAATCGGCCACACCGACTACCTCAACGCAAGCGAACACGAGAACCTCACCGTCTCGCTGGACGCGACGGTCGAGAAGCCGCAGGTGCTGGTCGTCACCGCGTTCCGCAACAACGGGAGCCAGAACTTCAGCGCGACCGCGGACAAGGTTCCTTACGTAGACGAGGCCGGCGCGAACGTCACCGACACCAGCTACGTCTACTTCCAGAAGCGCGGCGAACGCACGACTACCGAGGAGACGACCGCGGACTCCGCCTCCGAGGACACCACCGCGGAGAGCGAGCAGACGACCGACGAGTCGGCCATGTCCGACGACACCACCGCGGAGACGACCACCGACTCCAGCGGCGGCGTCCCCGGCTTCGGCGTCTCGACCGCGCTGGTCGCGCTCGTCGCGGCCGCGTTCGTCGGCCTGCGTCGGCGCTGAAATCTCGGTTTTTGCTTTCTTTTTCCCGTCCGGATTCGACTCCTCGCAGCGGACCGTAGAGCGACTGTCGCGCCTCCGACGGCACTCGACGGGCGAACGTTTTTCTCGCGGTCGTGAGTACCGGCGATCATGAGTCGAGAGATCGAGCGGGAAATCCGTCTCGTGGAGTACGACGACGGCGAGTGGTCGGCGACCGACGAGGACGCCGACGTCACCGTCTACCGCCACGCGTGGGAAGACGCCGTCCTCCAGTTGGACCTCGAAACCGGGACTTCGCCTATCGACGAGGCGGAACTGGACGAGCAAACGGCGGAAGAACTCGAAGCGGCCGTACAGGACGTTTTATCGGATACCGAGGAAATCGAAGCCGCGTTGGAGGACATCGACGAGAGCGAGTTAGACGACGATTCCGAATACACGGTGTAGTGTTCGACGGCGACTCGCGTACTCGCGGTGTAGTTCGCAGGAAAGTATGGGTCGGGACGGATTGCGAACTTCGCCGAGACGGTCCGGGCGTGCGGCGCTTCGCGCCGTTCCGGGCGTGCGACTCGTCTGGTTCG
Protein-coding sequences here:
- a CDS encoding DUF7282 domain-containing protein — translated: MTGTTRTVLVAGLVALAVFTGAALATPGTTTTTTTTDEQANETASVSMPDQHFEGDTVTIESVTLPDGGFAVIYNQSGKRIGHTDYLNASEHENLTVSLDATVEKPQVLVVTAFRNNGSQNFSATADKVPYVDEAGANVTDTSYVYFQKRGERTTTEETTADSASEDTTAESEQTTDESAMSDDTTAETTTDSSGGVPGFGVSTALVALVAAAFVGLRRR
- a CDS encoding DUF7511 domain-containing protein; amino-acid sequence: MSTDPDTLDTRTDRDHPANFETDARDGRPDVELRSVVVEYEDRPDRRTVYPAGVSGMERMSSWLTADDDAFVNLESNH